A single genomic interval of Lathyrus oleraceus cultivar Zhongwan6 chromosome 7, CAAS_Psat_ZW6_1.0, whole genome shotgun sequence harbors:
- the LOC127107967 gene encoding uncharacterized protein LOC127107967: protein MDLNQIKKIQAMKRYKKHQFLENLHFYSLIALICSFFCCVTLCLPYLSTLLVYISSLIPLLLSSKLLFILCNIIIFVLMINSKIISADSSSNSDVYYDEYIQSTQTSKAMFQSFEVNKGETIFEKLHVEENIVNMFEKHVGENTMELKRKVCVKETPKPWEANEDDNHDFDGFKKQSIFVAASDELNKRAEDFIARVNRNREFELRCWKNGSY, encoded by the coding sequence ATGGATCTTAACCAGATCAAGAAGATCCAAGCCATGAAGAGGTACAAGAAACACCAATTCCTAGAAAATCTACATTTCTATTCCTTAATAGCTTTAATATGTAGTTTTTTCTGTTGTGTCACACTTTGTTTACCCTATTTGTCTACCCTCTTGGTGTATATCTCAAGTTTGATTCCTCTTCTTTTGAGTTCAAAGCTCTTGTTCATCCTATGCAACATCATAATATTTGTCCTTATGATAAACTCCAAAATCATTTCCGCAGATTCATCTTCGAATTCTGATGTTTACTATGATGAGTATATTCAAAGTACTCAAACTTCAAAGGCTATGTTTCAAAGCTTTGAAGTTAACAAAGGTGAAACTATATTTGAGAAGTTACATGTTGAGGAGAATATTGTGAACATGTTTGAGAAACATGTTGGAGAGAACACTATGGAGTTGAAGAGAAAAGTTTGTGTTAAGGAAACTCCAAAACCTTGGGAAGCCAATGAAGATGATAATCATGATTTTGATGGATTTAAGAAACAAAGTATTTTTGTTGCTGCTTCTGATGAATTGAATAAAAGGGCTGAAGATTTTATTGCAAGAGTAAATAGGAATAGAGAGTTTGAACTTCGTTGTTGGAAAAATGGTAGTTACTAG